In Pseudomonas deceptionensis, a single window of DNA contains:
- a CDS encoding CoA transferase subunit A, whose protein sequence is MADIISLHDAVKQFVSDGDTVALEGFTHLIPTAAGHEIIRQGKKDLTLVRMTPDLVYDQLIGAGCARKLIFSWGGNPGVGSLHRLRDAVERQWPQPLEIEEHSHADLANAYVAGASGLPFAVLRAYAGSDLPKVNPLIKTVTCPFTGEVLAAVPAVRPDVTVIHAQKADRKGNVLLWGILGVQKEAALAAKRCIVTVEEIVDDLQAPMNACVLPTWALSAVCHVPGGAHPSYAHGYTERDNVFYQAWDPIARDRETFTAWINEYIHGTANFSEFQAKLARALEAK, encoded by the coding sequence ATGGCAGACATCATTTCGTTACACGACGCGGTGAAACAATTTGTGAGCGATGGTGACACCGTTGCCCTTGAAGGTTTCACCCACTTGATTCCGACTGCAGCGGGTCATGAAATCATCCGTCAGGGCAAGAAAGACCTGACCCTGGTGCGGATGACGCCTGACCTGGTCTACGACCAGTTGATCGGGGCCGGTTGTGCACGAAAGTTGATCTTCTCCTGGGGCGGGAACCCGGGCGTGGGTTCGCTGCACCGTTTGCGTGATGCCGTTGAAAGGCAGTGGCCGCAGCCGCTGGAGATCGAAGAACACAGCCACGCTGACCTGGCCAATGCCTACGTGGCCGGTGCCTCGGGCCTGCCGTTTGCCGTACTGCGCGCCTATGCCGGTTCTGACTTGCCCAAGGTCAATCCGCTGATCAAGACCGTGACGTGCCCGTTTACCGGCGAAGTGCTGGCCGCCGTGCCGGCAGTGCGCCCGGATGTCACGGTGATCCACGCACAAAAGGCCGACCGCAAGGGCAACGTGCTGTTGTGGGGCATTTTGGGGGTGCAGAAAGAGGCGGCGTTGGCGGCCAAGCGGTGCATCGTCACGGTTGAAGAAATCGTCGACGACCTGCAAGCACCCATGAACGCCTGTGTACTGCCTACCTGGGCTTTGAGCGCGGTGTGCCATGTGCCGGGCGGTGCACACCCGTCCTACGCTCACGGCTATACCGAGCGCGATAACGTCTTCTATCAGGCGTGGGACCCGATTGCTCGCGACCGTGAGACGTTCACTGCCTGGATCAACGAATACATCCATGGCACTGCAAATTTCAGTGAGTTTCAGGCCAAGCTGGCCCGTGCTCTGGAGGCAAAATAA
- a CDS encoding AdeC/AdeK/OprM family multidrug efflux complex outer membrane factor, whose product MSKSLLAVAVAAFTLGGCSLIPDYQRPEAPVAAQYPQGPAYSPTEAANKAAAEQGWRQFFLDPALQQLIQTALINNRDLRVAALNIDAYAAQYRIQRADLFPAVSANGSGSRQRTPARMSQTGESGISSTYSATLGVSAYELDLFGRVRSLSDQALQNYFATEEARRSTQISLVASVANAYLTWQADKELLKLTEDTLKTFDESYKLTLRSNEVGVASALDVSQSRTSVENAKVQLARYTRQVAQDQNSLALLLGTAIPDTLPAAKPLAADLLSEVPAGLPSDLLQRRPDILEAEHKLLAANANIGAARAAFFPSISLTANAGTLSPDLSGLFKGGSGTWLFSPQINLPIFNAGALRASLDYSKIQKEITVSQYEKTIQTAFQEVSDGLAARQTYNQQLQAQTDFVNANQDYYRLAERRYRIGIDSNLTFLDAQRSLFSAQQSLITDRLSQLTSEVTLYKALGGGWFEQTGQDRPVSDQPPKA is encoded by the coding sequence ATGAGCAAGTCGCTTCTCGCAGTAGCTGTCGCCGCGTTTACGCTGGGCGGCTGCTCGCTGATCCCCGACTACCAGCGCCCTGAAGCGCCGGTAGCGGCGCAGTACCCGCAAGGCCCGGCCTACTCGCCAACCGAGGCGGCCAACAAGGCCGCTGCAGAACAAGGCTGGCGTCAGTTTTTCCTGGACCCGGCCCTGCAGCAGCTTATTCAGACTGCTTTGATCAACAACCGTGACCTGCGTGTCGCTGCACTGAACATCGACGCCTATGCCGCGCAGTACCGCATTCAGCGGGCCGATCTGTTCCCGGCTGTTTCGGCCAATGGCAGTGGCAGCCGTCAACGCACTCCGGCGCGCATGTCGCAAACCGGCGAATCGGGCATCAGCAGCACTTACTCGGCGACCCTTGGGGTCAGCGCGTATGAGTTGGACCTGTTCGGCCGTGTTCGCAGCCTGAGCGACCAAGCGTTGCAGAACTACTTTGCAACCGAAGAAGCCCGCCGCAGCACCCAGATCAGTCTGGTAGCCAGTGTCGCCAATGCCTACTTGACCTGGCAGGCTGACAAAGAGCTGCTTAAGCTGACCGAAGACACCCTCAAGACGTTCGATGAGAGCTACAAGCTCACCTTGCGCAGCAATGAAGTGGGTGTGGCCTCGGCTCTGGACGTGAGCCAGTCGCGTACCTCGGTGGAAAACGCCAAGGTCCAGTTGGCCAGGTACACCCGTCAGGTGGCTCAAGATCAGAACAGCCTGGCGCTGTTGCTCGGCACCGCCATCCCGGACACCCTGCCAGCGGCCAAACCGCTGGCGGCCGACCTGTTGAGCGAAGTACCGGCGGGCTTGCCGTCGGACTTGCTGCAACGTCGTCCGGACATCCTGGAAGCCGAGCACAAGTTGTTGGCCGCTAACGCCAACATCGGTGCGGCACGGGCAGCGTTCTTCCCGAGCATCAGCCTCACGGCCAATGCCGGGACCTTGAGCCCTGACCTGTCGGGTCTGTTCAAGGGCGGTTCGGGCACCTGGCTGTTCTCGCCGCAAATCAACCTGCCGATCTTTAACGCAGGGGCTTTGCGCGCCAGCCTGGACTACTCGAAAATCCAGAAAGAAATCACCGTTTCCCAGTACGAGAAAACGATCCAGACCGCATTCCAGGAAGTCTCCGACGGCCTGGCAGCGCGTCAGACCTACAACCAGCAGTTGCAGGCACAAACCGATTTCGTCAACGCCAACCAGGATTACTACCGGTTAGCCGAGCGTCGTTATCGGATTGGCATCGACAGCAACCTGACCTTCCTCGATGCACAGCGCTCGTTGTTCAGCGCGCAGCAATCGTTGATCACCGATCGTCTTTCGCAGCTGACCAGTGAAGTCACGTTGTACAAGGCATTAGGTGGCGGCTGGTTCGAACAGACCGGGCAAGATCGCCCTGTTTCGGATCAGCCTCCAAAGGCTTGA
- a CDS encoding MFS family transporter produces the protein MTTETHYTGEERKKRIFAIVGASSGNLVEWFDFYVYAFCAIYFAPAFFPSDDPTVQLLNTAGVFAAGFLMRPIGGWLFGRVADKHGRKNSMMISVLMMCAGSLVIACLPTYASIGAWAPALLLMARLFQGLSVGGEYGTTATYMSEVALKGQRGFFASFQYVTLIGGQLLAVLVVVILQQFLSEDELRAWGWRVPFVIGAIAALISLMLRRTLKETTSAETREDKDAGSVRALFRDHKAAFITVLGYTAGGSLIFYTFTTYMQKYLVNTAGMHAKTASYIMTGALFLYMCMQPLFGMLADKIGRRNNMLWFGALGTLCTVPILLSLKTISSPFLAFMLITLALAIVSFYTSISGLVKAEMFPPQVRALGVGLAYAVANAIFGGSAEYVALGLKSMGMENTFYWYVTVMMAIAFLFSFRLPKQPKYLHHDL, from the coding sequence ATGACAACAGAAACTCACTACACAGGAGAGGAGCGCAAAAAAAGGATTTTTGCGATTGTCGGTGCGTCCTCCGGCAACCTTGTCGAATGGTTCGACTTTTACGTTTACGCCTTCTGCGCGATCTACTTCGCACCTGCTTTCTTCCCTTCCGATGACCCCACGGTGCAGTTGCTCAACACCGCCGGCGTGTTTGCGGCCGGGTTTTTGATGCGCCCCATTGGTGGCTGGCTGTTTGGCCGGGTCGCTGATAAACACGGGCGAAAGAATTCAATGATGATCTCGGTGCTGATGATGTGCGCCGGCTCACTGGTCATCGCCTGTTTGCCGACCTACGCCTCGATTGGCGCCTGGGCCCCGGCCTTGCTGTTGATGGCGCGCCTGTTTCAGGGGCTGTCGGTGGGGGGCGAGTACGGCACCACGGCCACCTACATGAGCGAAGTGGCACTCAAGGGGCAGCGCGGCTTCTTTGCCTCTTTCCAGTATGTGACGCTGATCGGCGGGCAACTGCTGGCGGTGCTGGTGGTGGTGATTCTTCAACAGTTCCTGTCTGAAGATGAACTGCGGGCCTGGGGCTGGCGTGTGCCGTTTGTGATTGGTGCCATTGCGGCGCTGATTTCGTTGATGCTGCGTCGCACCCTCAAAGAAACCACCAGCGCCGAAACCCGCGAGGACAAGGATGCAGGCAGCGTGAGGGCGTTGTTCCGTGACCATAAAGCGGCGTTTATTACCGTGCTGGGTTACACCGCGGGCGGTTCGTTGATTTTCTACACCTTTACCACCTATATGCAGAAGTACCTGGTGAACACGGCCGGTATGCATGCCAAAACCGCCAGTTACATCATGACCGGCGCGCTCTTTCTTTATATGTGCATGCAGCCGCTGTTCGGCATGCTGGCGGACAAGATAGGTCGACGTAACAACATGCTCTGGTTTGGTGCGCTGGGTACGCTGTGTACCGTGCCGATCCTGCTGAGCCTGAAAACCATCAGCAGCCCTTTCCTGGCTTTTATGCTGATTACGCTGGCACTGGCGATTGTCAGCTTCTACACCTCGATCAGCGGGCTGGTTAAAGCCGAAATGTTCCCGCCTCAGGTTCGGGCGTTGGGTGTGGGCCTGGCGTATGCCGTCGCCAACGCGATCTTTGGCGGCTCGGCGGAATACGTGGCGTTGGGGCTCAAGTCGATGGGCATGGAAAACACCTTCTACTGGTACGTGACAGTCATGATGGCCATTGCCTTCCTGTTCAGCTTCCGCTTGCCCAAGCAGCCCAAGTACCTGCACCACGATTTGTGA
- a CDS encoding 3-carboxy-cis,cis-muconate cycloisomerase yields the protein MSNQLFDAYFTAKAMGEVFSDHGRVQAMLDVESALARAQARVEVIPHSALAPITAACRAELYDFEALGLAIASAGNSAIPLVKALGKQIASTAPEAERYVHLGATSQDIMDTGLVLQLRAALGLIEADLVRLADVLAQQAQRYATTPLAGRTWLQQATPVTLGMKIASWLGAVTRNRQRLDELKPRLLCLQFGGASGTLAALGDQAMPVAQALANELGLNLPEQPWHTQRDRLVEFGAVLGLIAGSLGKVGRDISLLMQTEAAEVFEPSAPGKGGSSTMPHKRNPVGSAVLISAATRVPGLLSILFSAMPQEHERSLGLWHAEWETLPEICCVVSGALVQALNIAQGLEVDSERMARNLDLTHGLVLAEAVSIVLAQRVGRETAHHLLEQCCKRAVAEQRHLRAVLGDEPQITAQLSADELDRLLDPAHYLGQATTWVERARAEHFALAL from the coding sequence ATGAGTAATCAGCTGTTCGATGCGTACTTTACGGCCAAGGCCATGGGCGAGGTCTTTAGCGACCATGGCCGGGTGCAGGCGATGCTCGACGTCGAATCGGCTCTGGCCCGGGCGCAGGCCCGGGTCGAGGTGATTCCTCACTCTGCGCTCGCGCCGATTACTGCTGCGTGTCGCGCTGAACTCTACGATTTCGAGGCCCTGGGCCTGGCGATCGCCAGTGCCGGTAATTCGGCGATCCCGCTGGTCAAAGCCTTGGGCAAACAGATTGCCAGCACAGCGCCCGAAGCCGAGCGTTACGTGCACCTGGGCGCCACCAGTCAGGACATCATGGACACCGGGCTGGTGCTGCAACTGCGTGCTGCACTGGGGCTGATCGAGGCTGATCTGGTACGGCTTGCCGATGTCCTTGCGCAACAGGCCCAGCGCTATGCCACTACGCCCTTGGCCGGGCGTACCTGGTTGCAACAGGCTACGCCGGTCACGCTGGGGATGAAGATCGCCAGTTGGCTGGGCGCCGTCACCCGTAACCGCCAGCGCCTTGACGAACTGAAGCCGCGTTTGCTGTGTCTGCAATTCGGTGGAGCTTCGGGCACCCTGGCGGCCTTGGGCGATCAGGCGATGCCGGTGGCACAGGCGCTGGCCAATGAGTTGGGTCTGAATCTGCCTGAGCAACCGTGGCATACCCAGCGCGATCGTCTGGTTGAGTTCGGCGCGGTGTTGGGATTGATTGCGGGCAGCCTGGGCAAAGTGGGCCGTGATATCAGCCTGCTGATGCAGACCGAGGCCGCGGAAGTGTTTGAGCCATCGGCGCCGGGCAAGGGCGGTTCATCGACCATGCCCCACAAGCGCAACCCGGTGGGCTCGGCGGTGTTGATCAGCGCCGCCACCCGGGTGCCGGGCTTGCTGAGCATCCTGTTCAGCGCCATGCCACAGGAGCACGAACGCAGCCTGGGCCTGTGGCACGCCGAGTGGGAAACCCTTCCCGAGATTTGCTGCGTCGTGTCCGGTGCGCTGGTTCAGGCATTGAACATTGCCCAGGGGCTGGAAGTGGACAGCGAGCGCATGGCGCGCAACCTCGACTTGACCCACGGGCTGGTGCTGGCCGAGGCAGTGAGCATTGTGTTGGCCCAGAGGGTAGGGCGCGAAACAGCCCATCATCTGCTGGAGCAGTGCTGCAAGCGTGCGGTGGCCGAACAGCGTCACTTGCGTGCGGTGCTGGGCGATGAGCCGCAGATCACCGCTCAGTTGAGTGCAGACGAACTGGATCGCTTGCTCGATCCGGCCCATTACCTTGGCCAGGCGACGACGTGGGTCGAGCGTGCGCGGGCTGAACATTTTGCGTTGGCCCTTTAA
- the pcaC gene encoding 4-carboxymuconolactone decarboxylase — translation MDEKQRYDEGMQVRRAVLGDAHVDRSLNALTEFNSEFQEMITRHAWGDIWTRPGLARHTRSLITIAMLIGMNRNEELKLHLRAAANNGVTRAEIKEVIMQSAIYCGIPAANATFHLAESVWDELGVESRV, via the coding sequence GTGGACGAAAAACAACGTTACGACGAAGGCATGCAAGTACGCCGTGCAGTGCTGGGTGATGCCCATGTTGATCGCAGCCTCAACGCCCTGACCGAATTCAACAGCGAGTTCCAGGAAATGATCACCCGCCACGCCTGGGGTGATATCTGGACCCGCCCGGGTTTGGCGCGCCATACCCGCAGCCTGATTACCATCGCGATGCTGATCGGCATGAATCGAAATGAAGAGCTCAAACTGCACCTGCGAGCGGCAGCAAACAACGGGGTGACCCGTGCCGAGATCAAGGAAGTGATCATGCAGAGCGCTATCTATTGCGGCATCCCGGCGGCCAATGCCACGTTCCACCTGGCAGAGTCGGTGTGGGATGAGTTGGGGGTTGAGTCGCGGGTTTGA
- the pcaD gene encoding 3-oxoadipate enol-lactonase — protein MGRVQLAEGELNYRLDGPQGAPVLVLSNSLGTDLGMWDTQIPAFAEHFQVLRYDTRGHGQSLVTEGPYSIEQLGGDVLTLLDALNIERAHFCGLSMGGLIGQWLGINAGARLHKLVVCNTAAKIGEPSVWNPRIEMVLRDGAQAMAGLRDASIARWFTPDYAEANPQQAKRITDMLAATSPQGYAANCAAVRDADFREQLGAITVPMLVIAGTEDAVTPPVGSHFIQEHVRGAQYAEFHAAHLSNVQAGDAFSQCVLKFLLAA, from the coding sequence GTGGGACGTGTACAACTTGCTGAAGGTGAACTCAATTACCGGCTGGACGGCCCTCAAGGTGCGCCGGTGCTGGTGCTGTCCAACTCGCTGGGGACTGATCTGGGGATGTGGGATACGCAGATCCCTGCGTTCGCCGAGCATTTCCAGGTGTTGCGTTACGACACCCGGGGGCATGGCCAGTCGCTGGTGACCGAGGGCCCGTACAGTATTGAACAGTTGGGCGGCGACGTACTGACGCTGCTGGATGCACTGAATATCGAGCGGGCGCATTTTTGCGGGCTGTCGATGGGCGGTTTGATTGGCCAGTGGCTGGGCATCAATGCCGGTGCTCGCTTGCACAAGTTGGTGGTGTGCAACACCGCGGCCAAAATTGGCGAGCCTTCGGTGTGGAACCCGCGTATCGAAATGGTCTTGCGAGACGGCGCTCAGGCGATGGCCGGGCTGCGTGATGCATCGATTGCACGCTGGTTTACCCCGGATTATGCCGAAGCCAACCCGCAACAGGCCAAGCGCATTACCGACATGCTGGCGGCTACTTCGCCCCAGGGTTATGCCGCCAACTGCGCTGCCGTGCGCGATGCGGATTTTCGCGAGCAACTGGGCGCTATCACCGTGCCCATGCTGGTGATAGCCGGCACTGAAGATGCGGTCACGCCGCCTGTGGGCAGCCATTTCATCCAGGAACATGTGCGTGGTGCGCAATACGCCGAGTTCCACGCCGCGCACCTGTCCAACGTGCAAGCGGGTGATGCCTTCAGCCAGTGTGTGCTGAAATTTTTGCTAGCGGCCTGA
- a CDS encoding CoA-transferase subunit beta: MMTYSTNEMMTVAAARRLKNGSVCFVGIGLPSKAANLARLTSSPDVVLIYESGPIGAKPNVLPLSIGDGELAETADTVVSTSEIFRYWLQGGRVDVGFLGAAQVDRFGNINTTVVGDYHQPKVRLPGAGGAPEIAGSAKSVLIILKQSARSFVDKLDFITSVGHGEGGDSRKRLGLPGAGPVGIITDLCTMEPEAQTNEFVVTALHPGVTREQVIAATGWAIRFADNVEETAAPTDIELTALRDLEARTALAHGQAPGEA; the protein is encoded by the coding sequence ATAATGACTTACTCCACCAATGAAATGATGACCGTAGCCGCCGCTCGCCGTTTGAAAAACGGCTCGGTGTGTTTTGTCGGCATCGGCCTGCCTTCCAAAGCGGCCAACCTGGCGCGCCTGACCTCATCCCCTGATGTTGTGCTGATTTACGAGTCTGGCCCGATTGGCGCCAAGCCCAATGTGCTGCCGCTGTCGATTGGCGACGGTGAGCTGGCTGAAACCGCCGATACCGTGGTGTCTACCAGTGAAATCTTCCGCTACTGGCTGCAAGGCGGGCGGGTCGATGTGGGCTTTTTAGGCGCGGCCCAGGTCGACCGCTTCGGCAATATCAACACCACGGTGGTCGGTGACTATCACCAGCCAAAAGTGCGCCTGCCGGGTGCCGGTGGCGCACCGGAAATTGCCGGCTCGGCGAAAAGCGTGCTGATCATCCTCAAGCAGTCGGCCCGCTCATTTGTCGACAAACTGGATTTCATCACCTCGGTGGGGCATGGCGAAGGCGGCGACTCGCGCAAGCGTCTGGGCCTGCCAGGCGCGGGCCCGGTGGGGATCATCACCGACCTGTGCACCATGGAACCCGAAGCGCAAACCAACGAATTCGTGGTCACGGCCCTGCACCCGGGTGTCACCCGTGAACAAGTGATCGCTGCTACCGGCTGGGCCATTCGTTTTGCCGACAACGTCGAAGAGACGGCCGCGCCAACGGACATCGAGCTCACTGCCCTGCGTGATCTGGAAGCGCGGACCGCTCTGGCCCATGGCCAGGCACCGGGAGAAGCCTGA
- the pcaF gene encoding 3-oxoadipyl-CoA thiolase — MMREVFICDAIRTPIGRFGGGLATVRADDLAAAPIKALIERNPGVNWNEVDEVFFGCANQAGEDNRNVARMAALLAGLPETIPGVTLNRLCASGMDAIGTAFRAIASGEMELAIAGGVESMSRAPFVMGKADAAFSRTMKLEDTTIGWRFINPLMKAQYGIDPMPQTADNVADDYGISRADQDAFALRSQQRTAAAQAAGYFAEEIVPVRIAHKKGETLVEHDEHPRADTSLETLGKLKPVNGPDKTVTAGNASGVNDGAAAMILASADAVKRHGLTARARVLGMASAGVAPRVMGIGPVPAVRKLVERLGLAVSDFDVIELNEAFASQGLAVLRELGLADDAPQVNPNGGAIALGHPLGMSGARIVMTALHQLEKTGGKKGLATMCVGVGQGLALAIERV, encoded by the coding sequence CTGATGCGCGAAGTCTTTATCTGTGACGCGATTCGTACACCTATTGGCCGTTTTGGCGGTGGTCTGGCAACTGTCCGTGCCGACGATCTGGCCGCCGCGCCGATCAAGGCGTTGATCGAGCGCAACCCGGGCGTGAACTGGAACGAAGTCGATGAAGTGTTCTTCGGCTGTGCCAACCAGGCTGGCGAAGACAACCGCAACGTGGCGCGCATGGCGGCGTTGTTGGCTGGACTGCCCGAGACCATTCCGGGCGTGACCCTTAACCGCCTGTGTGCCTCGGGCATGGATGCCATCGGTACGGCATTCCGGGCGATTGCCAGCGGCGAGATGGAACTGGCGATTGCCGGGGGCGTGGAGTCCATGTCGCGAGCGCCGTTCGTGATGGGCAAGGCCGATGCAGCGTTCTCGCGCACTATGAAGCTGGAAGACACCACCATCGGCTGGCGTTTTATTAACCCGCTGATGAAGGCCCAATACGGTATCGACCCGATGCCGCAGACGGCGGACAACGTGGCGGATGATTACGGGATTTCCCGCGCCGATCAGGACGCTTTTGCCTTGCGCAGCCAGCAGCGTACTGCCGCCGCCCAAGCCGCAGGCTACTTTGCCGAAGAAATCGTACCGGTACGTATTGCCCACAAAAAAGGCGAGACCCTCGTAGAACACGATGAACACCCTCGTGCCGATACCAGCCTGGAAACACTGGGCAAACTCAAGCCGGTCAACGGCCCGGACAAGACCGTTACCGCGGGCAATGCCTCGGGCGTGAATGACGGGGCGGCGGCGATGATTCTGGCCTCGGCCGATGCGGTGAAACGTCATGGCCTGACCGCCCGGGCCCGGGTGCTGGGCATGGCCAGTGCCGGCGTGGCGCCGCGTGTGATGGGCATCGGCCCGGTGCCTGCGGTTCGCAAGCTGGTGGAGCGTCTGGGTTTGGCGGTCAGCGATTTTGACGTGATTGAGCTCAACGAAGCCTTCGCCAGCCAGGGCCTGGCCGTATTGCGGGAGTTGGGCCTGGCAGACGATGCGCCCCAGGTGAACCCCAACGGCGGTGCAATTGCCCTGGGCCACCCGCTGGGCATGAGCGGGGCACGAATCGTGATGACCGCTCTGCATCAGCTGGAGAAAACCGGCGGCAAGAAAGGCCTGGCGACCATGTGTGTGGGTGTCGGGCAAGGTCTGGCATTGGCCATCGAACGGGTCTGA